A genomic window from Macaca mulatta isolate MMU2019108-1 chromosome 19, T2T-MMU8v2.0, whole genome shotgun sequence includes:
- the KIR2DL4 gene encoding killer cell immunoglobulin-like receptor 2DL4 isoform X3 gives MSPTVVILACLGFFLDQRVRAHVGGQDKPFCSAWPSAVVPQGGHVTLWCHYRPGFNIFTLYKEDGVPVPELYKRIFWNSFLISPVTAAHAGTYRCRVFHPHSPTEWSAPSNPLVIMVTAQPGPTVPTGENMTLSCSSRRSFDMYHLSREGEAHELRLPAVPSVNGTFQADFPLGPATHGGNYRCFGSLRDSPYEWSDPSDPLPVSVTGNPSSSWPSPTEPSFKTGIVRHLPAVIRYSVATIFLTILLFFLHRCWCSDKKNAAVMDPEPAGDRTVNREDPDEQDPQEVTYTQLDHCVFTRGKITRPSQRPKTPPTDTSVYIELPNAEPRLLSPAHEHHRQARKGSSMETTALSQNRLHSSNVPAVGI, from the exons ATGTCGCCCACGGTCGTCATCCTGGCCTGTCTTG GGTTCTTCTTGGACCAGAGGGTGCGGGCACACGTGG GTGGTCAGGACAAGCCCTTCTGCTCTGCCTGGCCCAGCGCTGTGGTGCCTCAGGGAGGACACGTGACTCTTTGGTGTCACTATCGTCCTGGGTTTAACATCTTCACGCTGTACAAGGAAGACGGGGTGCCTGTCCCTGAGCTCTACAAAAGAATATTCTGGAACAGTTTCCTCATTAGCCCTGTGACTGCAGCACATGCAGGGACCTACAGATGTCGAGTTTTTCATCCGCACTCCCCCACTGAGTGGTCGGCACCCAGCAACCCCCTGGTGATCATGGTCACAG CCCAGCCGGGCCCCACGGTTCCCACAGGAGAGAACATGACCTTGTCCTGCAGTTCCCGGCGCTCCTTTGACATGTACCATCTATCCAGGGAGGGGGAGGCCCATGAACTTAGGCTCCCTGCAGTGCCGAGCGTCAATGGAACATTCCAGGCTGACTTCCCTCTGGGCCCTGCCACCCACGGAGGGAACTACAGATGCTTCGGCTCTCTCCGTGACTCTCCCTACGAGTGGTCAGACCCGAGTGACCCACTGCCCGTTTCtgtcacag GAAACCCTTCAAGTAGTTGGCCTTCACCCACTGAACCAAGCTTCAAAACTG GTATCGTCAGACACCTGCCTGCTGTGATTAGGTACTCGGTGGCCACCATCTTCCTCAccatcctcctcttctttctccatcGTTGCTGGTGCTCCGACAAAAAGA ATGCTGCTGTAATGGACCCAGAGCCTGCGGGGGACAGAACAGTCAACAGGGAG GACCCTGATGAACAAGACCCTCAGGAGGTGACATACACACAGTTGGATCACTGCGTTTTCACACGGGGAAAAATCACTCGCCCTTCTCAGAGGCCCAAGACACCCCCAACAGATACCAGCGTGTACATAGAACTTCCAAATGCTGAGCCCAGATTGTTGTCTCCTGCCCACGAGCACCACAGACAGGCCCGGAAGGGGTCTTCTATGGAGACCacagccctgtctcaaaaccgGCTTCACAGCTCCAATGTACCAGCAGTTGGAATCTGA
- the KIR2DL4 gene encoding killer cell immunoglobulin-like receptor 2DL4 isoform X2, protein MSPTVVILACLGFFLDQRVRAHVGGQDKPFCSAWPSAVVPQGGHVTLWCHYRPGFNIFTLYKEDGVPVPELYKRIFWNSFLISPVTAAHAGTYRCRVFHPHSPTEWSAPSNPLVIMVTGLYEKPSLSAQPGPTVPTGENMTLSCSSRRSFDMYHLSREGEAHELRLPAVPSVNGTFQADFPLGPATHGGNYRCFGSLRDSPYEWSDPSDPLPVSVTGNPSSSWPSPTEPSFKTGKHLPAVIRYSVATIFLTILLFFLHRCWCSDKKNAAVMDPEPAGDRTVNREDPDEQDPQEVTYTQLDHCVFTRGKITRPSQRPKTPPTDTSVYIELPNAEPRLLSPAHEHHRQARKGSSMETTALSQNRLHSSNVPAVGI, encoded by the exons ATGTCGCCCACGGTCGTCATCCTGGCCTGTCTTG GGTTCTTCTTGGACCAGAGGGTGCGGGCACACGTGG GTGGTCAGGACAAGCCCTTCTGCTCTGCCTGGCCCAGCGCTGTGGTGCCTCAGGGAGGACACGTGACTCTTTGGTGTCACTATCGTCCTGGGTTTAACATCTTCACGCTGTACAAGGAAGACGGGGTGCCTGTCCCTGAGCTCTACAAAAGAATATTCTGGAACAGTTTCCTCATTAGCCCTGTGACTGCAGCACATGCAGGGACCTACAGATGTCGAGTTTTTCATCCGCACTCCCCCACTGAGTGGTCGGCACCCAGCAACCCCCTGGTGATCATGGTCACAG GTCTATATGAGAAACCTTCTCTCTCAGCCCAGCCGGGCCCCACGGTTCCCACAGGAGAGAACATGACCTTGTCCTGCAGTTCCCGGCGCTCCTTTGACATGTACCATCTATCCAGGGAGGGGGAGGCCCATGAACTTAGGCTCCCTGCAGTGCCGAGCGTCAATGGAACATTCCAGGCTGACTTCCCTCTGGGCCCTGCCACCCACGGAGGGAACTACAGATGCTTCGGCTCTCTCCGTGACTCTCCCTACGAGTGGTCAGACCCGAGTGACCCACTGCCCGTTTCtgtcacag GAAACCCTTCAAGTAGTTGGCCTTCACCCACTGAACCAAGCTTCAAAACTGGTAA ACACCTGCCTGCTGTGATTAGGTACTCGGTGGCCACCATCTTCCTCAccatcctcctcttctttctccatcGTTGCTGGTGCTCCGACAAAAAGA ATGCTGCTGTAATGGACCCAGAGCCTGCGGGGGACAGAACAGTCAACAGGGAG GACCCTGATGAACAAGACCCTCAGGAGGTGACATACACACAGTTGGATCACTGCGTTTTCACACGGGGAAAAATCACTCGCCCTTCTCAGAGGCCCAAGACACCCCCAACAGATACCAGCGTGTACATAGAACTTCCAAATGCTGAGCCCAGATTGTTGTCTCCTGCCCACGAGCACCACAGACAGGCCCGGAAGGGGTCTTCTATGGAGACCacagccctgtctcaaaaccgGCTTCACAGCTCCAATGTACCAGCAGTTGGAATCTGA
- the KIR2DL4 gene encoding killer cell immunoglobulin-like receptor 2DL4 isoform X6, producing the protein MSPTVVILACLGFFLDQRVRAHVGGQDKPFCSAWPSAVVPQGGHVTLWCHYRPGFNIFTLYKEDGVPVPELYKRIFWNSFLISPVTAAHAGTYRCRGLYEKPSLSAQPGPTVPTGENMTLSCSSRRSFDMYHLSREGEAHELRLPAVPSVNGTFQADFPLGPATHGGNYRCFGSLRDSPYEWSDPSDPLPVSVTGNPSSSWPSPTEPSFKTGIVRHLPAVIRYSVATIFLTILLFFLHRCWCSDKKNAAVMDPEPAGDRTVNREDPDEQDPQEVTYTQLDHCVFTRGKITRPSQRPKTPPTDTSVYIELPNAEPRLLSPAHEHHRQARKGSSMETTALSQNRLHSSNVPAVGI; encoded by the exons ATGTCGCCCACGGTCGTCATCCTGGCCTGTCTTG GGTTCTTCTTGGACCAGAGGGTGCGGGCACACGTGG GTGGTCAGGACAAGCCCTTCTGCTCTGCCTGGCCCAGCGCTGTGGTGCCTCAGGGAGGACACGTGACTCTTTGGTGTCACTATCGTCCTGGGTTTAACATCTTCACGCTGTACAAGGAAGACGGGGTGCCTGTCCCTGAGCTCTACAAAAGAATATTCTGGAACAGTTTCCTCATTAGCCCTGTGACTGCAGCACATGCAGGGACCTACAGATGTCGA G GTCTATATGAGAAACCTTCTCTCTCAGCCCAGCCGGGCCCCACGGTTCCCACAGGAGAGAACATGACCTTGTCCTGCAGTTCCCGGCGCTCCTTTGACATGTACCATCTATCCAGGGAGGGGGAGGCCCATGAACTTAGGCTCCCTGCAGTGCCGAGCGTCAATGGAACATTCCAGGCTGACTTCCCTCTGGGCCCTGCCACCCACGGAGGGAACTACAGATGCTTCGGCTCTCTCCGTGACTCTCCCTACGAGTGGTCAGACCCGAGTGACCCACTGCCCGTTTCtgtcacag GAAACCCTTCAAGTAGTTGGCCTTCACCCACTGAACCAAGCTTCAAAACTG GTATCGTCAGACACCTGCCTGCTGTGATTAGGTACTCGGTGGCCACCATCTTCCTCAccatcctcctcttctttctccatcGTTGCTGGTGCTCCGACAAAAAGA ATGCTGCTGTAATGGACCCAGAGCCTGCGGGGGACAGAACAGTCAACAGGGAG GACCCTGATGAACAAGACCCTCAGGAGGTGACATACACACAGTTGGATCACTGCGTTTTCACACGGGGAAAAATCACTCGCCCTTCTCAGAGGCCCAAGACACCCCCAACAGATACCAGCGTGTACATAGAACTTCCAAATGCTGAGCCCAGATTGTTGTCTCCTGCCCACGAGCACCACAGACAGGCCCGGAAGGGGTCTTCTATGGAGACCacagccctgtctcaaaaccgGCTTCACAGCTCCAATGTACCAGCAGTTGGAATCTGA
- the KIR2DL4 gene encoding killer cell immunoglobulin-like receptor 2DL4 isoform X1: MSPTVVILACLGFFLDQRVRAHVGGQDKPFCSAWPSAVVPQGGHVTLWCHYRPGFNIFTLYKEDGVPVPELYKRIFWNSFLISPVTAAHAGTYRCRVFHPHSPTEWSAPSNPLVIMVTGLYEKPSLSAQPGPTVPTGENMTLSCSSRRSFDMYHLSREGEAHELRLPAVPSVNGTFQADFPLGPATHGGNYRCFGSLRDSPYEWSDPSDPLPVSVTGNPSSSWPSPTEPSFKTGIVRHLPAVIRYSVATIFLTILLFFLHRCWCSDKKNAAVMDPEPAGDRTVNREDPDEQDPQEVTYTQLDHCVFTRGKITRPSQRPKTPPTDTSVYIELPNAEPRLLSPAHEHHRQARKGSSMETTALSQNRLHSSNVPAVGI, translated from the exons ATGTCGCCCACGGTCGTCATCCTGGCCTGTCTTG GGTTCTTCTTGGACCAGAGGGTGCGGGCACACGTGG GTGGTCAGGACAAGCCCTTCTGCTCTGCCTGGCCCAGCGCTGTGGTGCCTCAGGGAGGACACGTGACTCTTTGGTGTCACTATCGTCCTGGGTTTAACATCTTCACGCTGTACAAGGAAGACGGGGTGCCTGTCCCTGAGCTCTACAAAAGAATATTCTGGAACAGTTTCCTCATTAGCCCTGTGACTGCAGCACATGCAGGGACCTACAGATGTCGAGTTTTTCATCCGCACTCCCCCACTGAGTGGTCGGCACCCAGCAACCCCCTGGTGATCATGGTCACAG GTCTATATGAGAAACCTTCTCTCTCAGCCCAGCCGGGCCCCACGGTTCCCACAGGAGAGAACATGACCTTGTCCTGCAGTTCCCGGCGCTCCTTTGACATGTACCATCTATCCAGGGAGGGGGAGGCCCATGAACTTAGGCTCCCTGCAGTGCCGAGCGTCAATGGAACATTCCAGGCTGACTTCCCTCTGGGCCCTGCCACCCACGGAGGGAACTACAGATGCTTCGGCTCTCTCCGTGACTCTCCCTACGAGTGGTCAGACCCGAGTGACCCACTGCCCGTTTCtgtcacag GAAACCCTTCAAGTAGTTGGCCTTCACCCACTGAACCAAGCTTCAAAACTG GTATCGTCAGACACCTGCCTGCTGTGATTAGGTACTCGGTGGCCACCATCTTCCTCAccatcctcctcttctttctccatcGTTGCTGGTGCTCCGACAAAAAGA ATGCTGCTGTAATGGACCCAGAGCCTGCGGGGGACAGAACAGTCAACAGGGAG GACCCTGATGAACAAGACCCTCAGGAGGTGACATACACACAGTTGGATCACTGCGTTTTCACACGGGGAAAAATCACTCGCCCTTCTCAGAGGCCCAAGACACCCCCAACAGATACCAGCGTGTACATAGAACTTCCAAATGCTGAGCCCAGATTGTTGTCTCCTGCCCACGAGCACCACAGACAGGCCCGGAAGGGGTCTTCTATGGAGACCacagccctgtctcaaaaccgGCTTCACAGCTCCAATGTACCAGCAGTTGGAATCTGA
- the KIR2DL4 gene encoding killer cell immunoglobulin-like receptor 2DL4 precursor (The RefSeq protein has 2 substitutions compared to this genomic sequence): protein MSPTVVILACLGFFLDQRVRAHVGGQDKPFCSAWPSAVVPQGGHVTLWCHYRPGFNIFTLYKEDGVPVPELYKRIFWNSFLISPVTAAHAGTYRCRVFHPHSPTEWSAPSNPLVIMVTGLYEKPSLSAQPGPTVPTGENMTLSCSSRRSFDMYHLSREGEAHELRLPAVPSVNGTFQADFPLGPATHGGNYRCFGSLRDSPYEWSDPSDPLPVSVTGNPSSSWPSPTEPSFKTGIVTHLPAVIRYSVATIFLTILLFFLHRCWCSDKKNAAVMDPEPAGDRTVNREDPDEQDPQEVTYTQLDHCVFTRGKITRPSQRPKTPPTDTSVYIELPNAEPRLLSPAHEHHRQAWKGSSMETTALSQNRLHSSNVPAVGI, encoded by the exons ATGTCGCCCACGGTCGTCATCCTGGCCTGTCTTG GGTTCTTCTTGGACCAGAGGGTGCGGGCACACGTGG GTGGTCAGGACAAGCCCTTCTGCTCTGCCTGGCCCAGCGCTGTGGTGCCTCAGGGAGGACACGTGACTCTTTGGTGTCACTATCGTCCTGGGTTTAACATCTTCACGCTGTACAAGGAAGACGGGGTGCCTGTCCCTGAGCTCTACAAAAGAATATTCTGGAACAGTTTCCTCATTAGCCCTGTGACTGCAGCACATGCAGGGACCTACAGATGTCGAGTTTTTCATCCGCACTCCCCCACTGAGTGGTCGGCACCCAGCAACCCCCTGGTGATCATGGTCACAG GTCTATATGAGAAACCTTCTCTCTCAGCCCAGCCGGGCCCCACGGTTCCCACAGGAGAGAACATGACCTTGTCCTGCAGTTCCCGGCGCTCCTTTGACATGTACCATCTATCCAGGGAGGGGGAGGCCCATGAACTTAGGCTCCCTGCAGTGCCGAGCGTCAATGGAACATTCCAGGCTGACTTCCCTCTGGGCCCTGCCACCCACGGAGGGAACTACAGATGCTTCGGCTCTCTCCGTGACTCTCCCTACGAGTGGTCAGACCCGAGTGACCCACTGCCCGTTTCtgtcacag GAAACCCTTCAAGTAGTTGGCCTTCACCCACTGAACCAAGCTTCAAAACTG GTATCGTCAGACACCTGCCTGCTGTGATTAGGTACTCGGTGGCCACCATCTTCCTCAccatcctcctcttctttctccatcGTTGCTGGTGCTCCGACAAAAAGA ATGCTGCTGTAATGGACCCAGAGCCTGCGGGGGACAGAACAGTCAACAGGGAG GACCCTGATGAACAAGACCCTCAGGAGGTGACATACACACAGTTGGATCACTGCGTTTTCACACGGGGAAAAATCACTCGCCCTTCTCAGAGGCCCAAGACACCCCCAACAGATACCAGCGTGTACATAGAACTTCCAAATGCTGAGCCCAGATTGTTGTCTCCTGCCCACGAGCACCACAGACAGGCCCGGAAGGGGTCTTCTATGGAGACCacagccctgtctcaaaaccgGCTTCACAGCTCCAATGTACCAGCAGTTGGAATCTGA
- the KIR2DL4 gene encoding killer cell immunoglobulin-like receptor 2DL4 isoform X7 has product MSPTVVILACLGFFLDQRVRAHVGGQDKPFCSAWPSAVVPQGGHVTLWCHYRPGFNIFTLYKEDGVPVPELYKRIFWNSFLISPVTAAHAGTYRCRVFHPHSPTEWSAPSNPLVIMVTGLYEKPSLSAQPGPTVPTGENMTLSCSSRRSFDMYHLSREGEAHELRLPAVPSVNGTFQADFPLGPATHGGNYRCFGSLRDSPYEWSDPSDPLPVSVTGNPSSSWPSPTEPSFKTGIVRHLPAVIRYSVATIFLTILLFFLHRCWCSDKKTEGPQAPTTSRCVLGSAHEMMTQKCPPSCFDDSVSYRCCCNGPRACGGQNSQQGGP; this is encoded by the exons ATGTCGCCCACGGTCGTCATCCTGGCCTGTCTTG GGTTCTTCTTGGACCAGAGGGTGCGGGCACACGTGG GTGGTCAGGACAAGCCCTTCTGCTCTGCCTGGCCCAGCGCTGTGGTGCCTCAGGGAGGACACGTGACTCTTTGGTGTCACTATCGTCCTGGGTTTAACATCTTCACGCTGTACAAGGAAGACGGGGTGCCTGTCCCTGAGCTCTACAAAAGAATATTCTGGAACAGTTTCCTCATTAGCCCTGTGACTGCAGCACATGCAGGGACCTACAGATGTCGAGTTTTTCATCCGCACTCCCCCACTGAGTGGTCGGCACCCAGCAACCCCCTGGTGATCATGGTCACAG GTCTATATGAGAAACCTTCTCTCTCAGCCCAGCCGGGCCCCACGGTTCCCACAGGAGAGAACATGACCTTGTCCTGCAGTTCCCGGCGCTCCTTTGACATGTACCATCTATCCAGGGAGGGGGAGGCCCATGAACTTAGGCTCCCTGCAGTGCCGAGCGTCAATGGAACATTCCAGGCTGACTTCCCTCTGGGCCCTGCCACCCACGGAGGGAACTACAGATGCTTCGGCTCTCTCCGTGACTCTCCCTACGAGTGGTCAGACCCGAGTGACCCACTGCCCGTTTCtgtcacag GAAACCCTTCAAGTAGTTGGCCTTCACCCACTGAACCAAGCTTCAAAACTG GTATCGTCAGACACCTGCCTGCTGTGATTAGGTACTCGGTGGCCACCATCTTCCTCAccatcctcctcttctttctccatcGTTGCTGGTGCTCCGACAAAAAGA CTGAGGGACCTCAGGCACCTACGACCTCCCGCTGTGTGTTGGGCTCTGCTCATGAAATGATGACCCAGAAGTGCCCTCCCAGCTGTTTTGATGACTCCGTCTCCTACAGATGCTGCTGTAATGGACCCAGAGCCTGCGGGGGACAGAACAGTCAACAGGGAG GACCCTGA
- the KIR2DL4 gene encoding killer cell immunoglobulin-like receptor 2DL4 isoform X5: protein MSPTVVILACLGFFLDQRVRAHVGGQDKPFCSAWPSAVVPQGGHVTLWCHYRPGFNIFTLYKEDGVPVPELYKRIFWNSFLISPVTAAHAGTYRCRVFHPHSPTEWSAPSNPLVIMVTGLYEKPSLSAQPGPTVPTGENMTLSCSSRRSFDMYHLSREGEAHELRLPAVPSVNGTFQADFPLGPATHGGNYRCFGSLRDSPYEWSDPSDPLPVSVTGNPSSSWPSPTEPSFKTDAAVMDPEPAGDRTVNREDPDEQDPQEVTYTQLDHCVFTRGKITRPSQRPKTPPTDTSVYIELPNAEPRLLSPAHEHHRQARKGSSMETTALSQNRLHSSNVPAVGI, encoded by the exons ATGTCGCCCACGGTCGTCATCCTGGCCTGTCTTG GGTTCTTCTTGGACCAGAGGGTGCGGGCACACGTGG GTGGTCAGGACAAGCCCTTCTGCTCTGCCTGGCCCAGCGCTGTGGTGCCTCAGGGAGGACACGTGACTCTTTGGTGTCACTATCGTCCTGGGTTTAACATCTTCACGCTGTACAAGGAAGACGGGGTGCCTGTCCCTGAGCTCTACAAAAGAATATTCTGGAACAGTTTCCTCATTAGCCCTGTGACTGCAGCACATGCAGGGACCTACAGATGTCGAGTTTTTCATCCGCACTCCCCCACTGAGTGGTCGGCACCCAGCAACCCCCTGGTGATCATGGTCACAG GTCTATATGAGAAACCTTCTCTCTCAGCCCAGCCGGGCCCCACGGTTCCCACAGGAGAGAACATGACCTTGTCCTGCAGTTCCCGGCGCTCCTTTGACATGTACCATCTATCCAGGGAGGGGGAGGCCCATGAACTTAGGCTCCCTGCAGTGCCGAGCGTCAATGGAACATTCCAGGCTGACTTCCCTCTGGGCCCTGCCACCCACGGAGGGAACTACAGATGCTTCGGCTCTCTCCGTGACTCTCCCTACGAGTGGTCAGACCCGAGTGACCCACTGCCCGTTTCtgtcacag GAAACCCTTCAAGTAGTTGGCCTTCACCCACTGAACCAAGCTTCAAAACTG ATGCTGCTGTAATGGACCCAGAGCCTGCGGGGGACAGAACAGTCAACAGGGAG GACCCTGATGAACAAGACCCTCAGGAGGTGACATACACACAGTTGGATCACTGCGTTTTCACACGGGGAAAAATCACTCGCCCTTCTCAGAGGCCCAAGACACCCCCAACAGATACCAGCGTGTACATAGAACTTCCAAATGCTGAGCCCAGATTGTTGTCTCCTGCCCACGAGCACCACAGACAGGCCCGGAAGGGGTCTTCTATGGAGACCacagccctgtctcaaaaccgGCTTCACAGCTCCAATGTACCAGCAGTTGGAATCTGA
- the KIR2DL4 gene encoding killer cell immunoglobulin-like receptor 2DL4 isoform X9 — translation MSPTVVILACLGFFLDQRVRAHVGGQDKPFCSAWPSAVVPQGGHVTLWCHYRPGFNIFTLYKEDGVPVPELYKRIFWNSFLISPVTAAHAGTYRCRVFHPHSPTEWSAPSNPLVIMVTGLYEKPSLSAQPGPTVPTGENMTLSCSSRRSFDMYHLSREGEAHELRLPAVPSVNGTFQADFPLGPATHGGNYRCFGSLRDSPYEWSDPSDPLPVSVTGNPSSSWPSPTEPSFKTGIVRHLPAVIRYSVATIFLTILLFFLHRCWCSDKKRP, via the exons ATGTCGCCCACGGTCGTCATCCTGGCCTGTCTTG GGTTCTTCTTGGACCAGAGGGTGCGGGCACACGTGG GTGGTCAGGACAAGCCCTTCTGCTCTGCCTGGCCCAGCGCTGTGGTGCCTCAGGGAGGACACGTGACTCTTTGGTGTCACTATCGTCCTGGGTTTAACATCTTCACGCTGTACAAGGAAGACGGGGTGCCTGTCCCTGAGCTCTACAAAAGAATATTCTGGAACAGTTTCCTCATTAGCCCTGTGACTGCAGCACATGCAGGGACCTACAGATGTCGAGTTTTTCATCCGCACTCCCCCACTGAGTGGTCGGCACCCAGCAACCCCCTGGTGATCATGGTCACAG GTCTATATGAGAAACCTTCTCTCTCAGCCCAGCCGGGCCCCACGGTTCCCACAGGAGAGAACATGACCTTGTCCTGCAGTTCCCGGCGCTCCTTTGACATGTACCATCTATCCAGGGAGGGGGAGGCCCATGAACTTAGGCTCCCTGCAGTGCCGAGCGTCAATGGAACATTCCAGGCTGACTTCCCTCTGGGCCCTGCCACCCACGGAGGGAACTACAGATGCTTCGGCTCTCTCCGTGACTCTCCCTACGAGTGGTCAGACCCGAGTGACCCACTGCCCGTTTCtgtcacag GAAACCCTTCAAGTAGTTGGCCTTCACCCACTGAACCAAGCTTCAAAACTG GTATCGTCAGACACCTGCCTGCTGTGATTAGGTACTCGGTGGCCACCATCTTCCTCAccatcctcctcttctttctccatcGTTGCTGGTGCTCCGACAAAAAGA GACCCTGA
- the KIR2DL4 gene encoding killer cell immunoglobulin-like receptor 2DL4 isoform X4 yields the protein MSPTVVILACLGFFLDQRVRAHVGGQDKPFCSAWPSAVVPQGGHVTLWCHYRPGFNIFTLYKEDGVPVPELYKRIFWNSFLISPVTAAHAGTYRCRVFHPHSPTEWSAPSNPLVIMVTGLYEKPSLSAQPGPTVPTGENMTLSCSSRRSFDMYHLSREGEAHELRLPAVPSVNGTFQADFPLGPATHGGNYRCFGSLRDSPYEWSDPSDPLPVSVTGIVRHLPAVIRYSVATIFLTILLFFLHRCWCSDKKNAAVMDPEPAGDRTVNREDPDEQDPQEVTYTQLDHCVFTRGKITRPSQRPKTPPTDTSVYIELPNAEPRLLSPAHEHHRQARKGSSMETTALSQNRLHSSNVPAVGI from the exons ATGTCGCCCACGGTCGTCATCCTGGCCTGTCTTG GGTTCTTCTTGGACCAGAGGGTGCGGGCACACGTGG GTGGTCAGGACAAGCCCTTCTGCTCTGCCTGGCCCAGCGCTGTGGTGCCTCAGGGAGGACACGTGACTCTTTGGTGTCACTATCGTCCTGGGTTTAACATCTTCACGCTGTACAAGGAAGACGGGGTGCCTGTCCCTGAGCTCTACAAAAGAATATTCTGGAACAGTTTCCTCATTAGCCCTGTGACTGCAGCACATGCAGGGACCTACAGATGTCGAGTTTTTCATCCGCACTCCCCCACTGAGTGGTCGGCACCCAGCAACCCCCTGGTGATCATGGTCACAG GTCTATATGAGAAACCTTCTCTCTCAGCCCAGCCGGGCCCCACGGTTCCCACAGGAGAGAACATGACCTTGTCCTGCAGTTCCCGGCGCTCCTTTGACATGTACCATCTATCCAGGGAGGGGGAGGCCCATGAACTTAGGCTCCCTGCAGTGCCGAGCGTCAATGGAACATTCCAGGCTGACTTCCCTCTGGGCCCTGCCACCCACGGAGGGAACTACAGATGCTTCGGCTCTCTCCGTGACTCTCCCTACGAGTGGTCAGACCCGAGTGACCCACTGCCCGTTTCtgtcacag GTATCGTCAGACACCTGCCTGCTGTGATTAGGTACTCGGTGGCCACCATCTTCCTCAccatcctcctcttctttctccatcGTTGCTGGTGCTCCGACAAAAAGA ATGCTGCTGTAATGGACCCAGAGCCTGCGGGGGACAGAACAGTCAACAGGGAG GACCCTGATGAACAAGACCCTCAGGAGGTGACATACACACAGTTGGATCACTGCGTTTTCACACGGGGAAAAATCACTCGCCCTTCTCAGAGGCCCAAGACACCCCCAACAGATACCAGCGTGTACATAGAACTTCCAAATGCTGAGCCCAGATTGTTGTCTCCTGCCCACGAGCACCACAGACAGGCCCGGAAGGGGTCTTCTATGGAGACCacagccctgtctcaaaaccgGCTTCACAGCTCCAATGTACCAGCAGTTGGAATCTGA
- the KIR2DL4 gene encoding killer cell immunoglobulin-like receptor 2DL4 isoform X8, with protein MSPTVVILACLGFFLDQRVRAHVGGQDKPFCSAWPSAVVPQGGHVTLWCHYRPGFNIFTLYKEDGVPVPELYKRIFWNSFLISPVTAAHAGTYRCRVFHPHSPTEWSAPSNPLVIMVTGLYEKPSLSAQPGPTVPTGENMTLSCSSRRSFDMYHLSREGEAHELRLPAVPSVNGTFQADFPLGPATHGGNYRCFGSLRDSPYEWSDPSDPLPVSVTDAAVMDPEPAGDRTVNREDPDEQDPQEVTYTQLDHCVFTRGKITRPSQRPKTPPTDTSVYIELPNAEPRLLSPAHEHHRQARKGSSMETTALSQNRLHSSNVPAVGI; from the exons ATGTCGCCCACGGTCGTCATCCTGGCCTGTCTTG GGTTCTTCTTGGACCAGAGGGTGCGGGCACACGTGG GTGGTCAGGACAAGCCCTTCTGCTCTGCCTGGCCCAGCGCTGTGGTGCCTCAGGGAGGACACGTGACTCTTTGGTGTCACTATCGTCCTGGGTTTAACATCTTCACGCTGTACAAGGAAGACGGGGTGCCTGTCCCTGAGCTCTACAAAAGAATATTCTGGAACAGTTTCCTCATTAGCCCTGTGACTGCAGCACATGCAGGGACCTACAGATGTCGAGTTTTTCATCCGCACTCCCCCACTGAGTGGTCGGCACCCAGCAACCCCCTGGTGATCATGGTCACAG GTCTATATGAGAAACCTTCTCTCTCAGCCCAGCCGGGCCCCACGGTTCCCACAGGAGAGAACATGACCTTGTCCTGCAGTTCCCGGCGCTCCTTTGACATGTACCATCTATCCAGGGAGGGGGAGGCCCATGAACTTAGGCTCCCTGCAGTGCCGAGCGTCAATGGAACATTCCAGGCTGACTTCCCTCTGGGCCCTGCCACCCACGGAGGGAACTACAGATGCTTCGGCTCTCTCCGTGACTCTCCCTACGAGTGGTCAGACCCGAGTGACCCACTGCCCGTTTCtgtcacag ATGCTGCTGTAATGGACCCAGAGCCTGCGGGGGACAGAACAGTCAACAGGGAG GACCCTGATGAACAAGACCCTCAGGAGGTGACATACACACAGTTGGATCACTGCGTTTTCACACGGGGAAAAATCACTCGCCCTTCTCAGAGGCCCAAGACACCCCCAACAGATACCAGCGTGTACATAGAACTTCCAAATGCTGAGCCCAGATTGTTGTCTCCTGCCCACGAGCACCACAGACAGGCCCGGAAGGGGTCTTCTATGGAGACCacagccctgtctcaaaaccgGCTTCACAGCTCCAATGTACCAGCAGTTGGAATCTGA